A genome region from Frankineae bacterium MT45 includes the following:
- a CDS encoding Pimeloyl-ACP methyl ester carboxylesterase, giving the protein MASKRKGVIGGTVGFAAAVTTAGVAYAFDRNVAHRRQQIVRTNFRELGNLPFDRSGMVTTSDGVGLYYEEVGPSDAPVTAIFVHGYTLNLGSFHFQRKALIEEFGDQIRFVFYDQRSHGRSERSQPDHCEIDQLGDDLRDVIEALAPTGRLILVGHSMGGMTLMALADRHREYFTGSRARVSAVALISTSTGSLASVTLGLPALLARMRGPLLPVLLNGARNRAKLIERGRGMGTDLAWVVIRKFAFADKSVDPAVVEYLTQMIAGTRIEVIAEFYGPLMNHEKLEALGVLADIPTVVICGDSDSLTPPEHSQAMADELPKATLVLVENAGHLATMERPAEVNDALIQLFTPALADATRRRRWLRVRR; this is encoded by the coding sequence ATGGCCAGTAAACGTAAGGGTGTCATCGGCGGGACGGTCGGCTTCGCCGCCGCCGTCACCACCGCTGGAGTGGCCTACGCCTTCGACCGGAACGTCGCCCATCGCCGCCAGCAGATCGTCCGGACGAATTTTCGTGAGCTCGGGAACCTGCCATTCGATCGCTCGGGCATGGTGACGACCTCGGACGGCGTCGGCCTGTACTACGAGGAGGTCGGGCCCAGCGATGCTCCGGTGACCGCGATCTTCGTGCACGGGTACACGCTGAACCTGGGCTCCTTTCACTTCCAGCGCAAGGCCCTGATTGAAGAGTTCGGCGATCAGATTCGCTTTGTCTTCTATGACCAGCGCAGCCACGGGCGCTCGGAACGCAGTCAGCCCGACCACTGTGAGATCGACCAGCTCGGCGACGACCTGCGGGATGTCATCGAAGCGCTCGCCCCGACCGGGCGTCTCATCCTCGTCGGGCACTCGATGGGTGGCATGACGCTGATGGCCCTGGCCGATCGGCATCGCGAGTACTTCACCGGCTCCCGCGCCCGGGTCAGCGCCGTCGCGCTCATCTCCACCTCGACCGGCAGCCTCGCCTCGGTGACGCTCGGCCTGCCGGCCCTGCTGGCCCGGATGCGCGGGCCGCTGCTTCCGGTGCTGCTGAACGGCGCGCGTAACCGGGCCAAGCTGATCGAGCGGGGTCGGGGGATGGGCACCGACCTGGCCTGGGTGGTGATTCGCAAGTTCGCCTTCGCCGACAAGTCGGTCGACCCGGCGGTCGTCGAGTATCTGACGCAGATGATCGCCGGCACTCGTATCGAGGTGATCGCCGAGTTCTACGGACCCCTGATGAACCACGAGAAGCTCGAGGCGCTCGGCGTCCTGGCCGACATCCCGACCGTGGTGATCTGCGGAGACTCCGACTCGCTGACGCCGCCGGAGCACAGCCAGGCGATGGCCGACGAGCTACCCAAGGCCACTCTGGTGCTGGTCGAGAACGCCGGACACCTGGCCACGATGGAGCGCCCGGCCGAGGTGAACGACGCCCTGATTCAGCTCTTCACCCCGGCGCTGGCCGACGCGACCCGGCGCCGGCGCTGGCTGCGGGTGCGGCGATGA
- a CDS encoding tRNA threonylcarbamoyl adenosine modification protein YeaZ has protein sequence MFVLAIDTSSAAVSAAVVEVDDGGEARTMAQSITLDARAHGERLAPNIESCLQRSGVRVADVSAVVAGLGPGPFTGLRVGLVTAAVFAELRGIPTYGVCSLDGIAGVLDEPDLLVAADARRREVYWARYHDGVRVEGPQVGTPADLSEHLKAADLAGGVTAMTGSGARLYADVLGYRLLDVDHPEPRALVQVAAEWVLARAESQALTPLYLRRPDAVEPGATKTVTA, from the coding sequence GTGTTCGTCCTCGCCATCGATACCTCCTCCGCCGCGGTGAGCGCGGCCGTCGTCGAGGTCGATGACGGCGGTGAGGCCCGCACCATGGCCCAGAGCATCACCCTGGACGCCCGGGCCCACGGTGAGCGCCTCGCCCCCAACATCGAGAGTTGCCTGCAGCGCTCCGGGGTCCGGGTCGCTGATGTGTCGGCCGTCGTCGCCGGCCTCGGCCCGGGGCCCTTCACCGGCCTGCGCGTCGGCCTGGTCACCGCCGCCGTCTTCGCCGAGCTACGTGGCATCCCGACTTACGGTGTCTGCTCCCTGGACGGCATCGCCGGAGTCCTCGACGAGCCGGACCTGCTGGTCGCCGCCGACGCCCGCCGCCGCGAGGTCTACTGGGCTCGCTACCACGACGGGGTCCGGGTCGAGGGGCCGCAGGTCGGCACTCCGGCCGACCTCAGCGAGCATCTGAAGGCCGCTGACCTGGCGGGCGGGGTCACCGCGATGACCGGCTCCGGTGCCCGTCTCTACGCCGACGTCCTGGGATACCGGCTTCTCGACGTCGACCATCCCGAGCCAAGAGCGCTGGTGCAGGTGGCGGCGGAATGGGTCCTGGCCCGTGCGGAGTCGCAGGCCCTGACTCCGCTCTACCTGCGCCGTCCGGACGCAGTCGAGCCCGGCGCCACGAAGACGGTGACGGCATGA
- a CDS encoding D-mannose binding lectin encodes MFKVLIQRVANQARAVVVALTLVALSLVGVSSAPGAAASAGSSQLADGETLQGGQGLLDDMGNYTLNMQGDGNLVEYFGSQVIWSSRTTGYPGARLTVQDDGNVVIYTAAQRAIWSTRTAGAGAGVRLVMQTDGNVVLYGAKGVVWDSGVPPAQSSPPPQNFAPSTLSAGQSVPGSSTMLAAPSGEFTLLFNGGVLEVDEHVFVADPNPQYREHEMSVWVPAVPAYTPGAGALKMQTDGNLVVYNGAGRAVWSTRTSGTGSGNHVALQNDGNLVVYNAAGRAVWASRSQRAMMVPGGVLKSGASLVSLDAFDHQTTTLTMQSDGNLVLSHAGKVQWNSRTFVAGSHLALQADGNLVVYAPNGSPRWSSHTNTAGPGVVFSVSDSAMTIGKGMSTIFWVTIHGILGK; translated from the coding sequence ATGTTCAAGGTGCTCATTCAGAGGGTCGCCAACCAGGCACGCGCCGTGGTCGTCGCCCTCACGCTCGTGGCACTCTCCCTGGTCGGCGTCAGCAGCGCACCCGGCGCGGCGGCATCAGCTGGCAGCAGCCAGCTGGCCGATGGCGAGACGCTGCAGGGCGGCCAGGGGCTGCTGGACGACATGGGCAACTACACACTGAACATGCAGGGCGACGGCAATCTCGTCGAGTACTTCGGATCGCAGGTCATCTGGTCGTCGCGAACCACGGGGTATCCGGGGGCGCGCCTGACGGTGCAGGACGACGGCAACGTAGTCATCTACACCGCTGCGCAGCGCGCCATCTGGTCCACCCGCACGGCGGGGGCCGGTGCCGGGGTCCGCCTCGTCATGCAGACAGACGGAAACGTGGTTCTCTACGGCGCGAAAGGTGTTGTCTGGGACTCCGGTGTGCCGCCGGCGCAGAGCTCCCCGCCGCCGCAGAACTTCGCCCCCAGTACGTTGTCCGCCGGGCAATCTGTACCGGGTTCGAGCACCATGCTGGCCGCGCCGTCCGGCGAGTTCACGCTCCTCTTCAACGGCGGTGTGCTGGAGGTCGACGAGCACGTCTTCGTCGCTGATCCGAATCCGCAATATCGTGAGCACGAGATGAGCGTCTGGGTGCCCGCGGTCCCCGCGTACACACCTGGCGCTGGCGCGCTAAAGATGCAGACGGACGGCAATCTCGTCGTGTACAACGGCGCCGGACGTGCGGTCTGGTCAACGAGAACGTCAGGGACCGGCTCCGGAAACCACGTTGCCCTGCAGAACGACGGAAACCTGGTGGTCTACAACGCCGCCGGCCGGGCGGTCTGGGCGTCGCGATCGCAGCGAGCCATGATGGTGCCCGGTGGCGTGCTGAAGAGCGGGGCGTCGCTCGTCAGTCTCGACGCTTTCGATCACCAGACGACCACCCTGACGATGCAGAGCGACGGCAATCTCGTCCTGTCTCACGCCGGCAAGGTTCAGTGGAACAGTCGCACCTTTGTCGCCGGATCTCATCTGGCATTGCAGGCCGATGGCAACCTCGTTGTCTACGCCCCGAACGGCTCACCCAGGTGGAGTTCGCACACCAACACCGCGGGGCCGGGCGTTGTGTTTTCGGTCTCCGATAGCGCGATGACCATAGGCAAGGGGATGAGCACCATCTTCTGGGTCACGATCCACGGAATCCTAGGAAAATGA
- a CDS encoding alanine racemase: protein MPRTEAVVDLAAIRSNVATLRAATTAEVMAVVKADGYGHGLLQSARAAQAGGASWLGVAIIDEALELRAAGVQGPILTWLWTPSEAEKVGAAILAGIDLSVNGIAALRLVIDQARRAGVRARVHLKIDTGLSRNGAYVTDWPEVVRATAAAVSDGYLEAVGIWSHFAYADEPGHPTIARQLDNFQQAVDLAARSGVVVQVRHLANSAATLTLPQTHFDLVRPGIAIYGLSPVPGELGDFGLTPAMTLRAELASVKRVSAGEGVSYGHVYTTKSETTLALVPLGYADGVPRNATNVGPLQINGQRYQISGRVCMDQFVVDIGAGRAEVGDHAVLFGAGTAGEPTAQDWADALGTIHYEIVTRIGARVTRTYVGLDALESAVEPREQVVNGQ, encoded by the coding sequence ATGCCCCGCACCGAAGCCGTCGTCGATCTGGCGGCGATCCGAAGCAATGTGGCGACCCTGCGCGCCGCGACCACCGCCGAGGTGATGGCCGTGGTCAAAGCCGACGGCTACGGCCACGGTCTGCTCCAGTCGGCCCGGGCCGCGCAGGCCGGTGGCGCCAGCTGGCTCGGCGTCGCCATCATCGACGAGGCCCTGGAGCTGCGGGCGGCCGGTGTCCAGGGACCGATCCTGACCTGGCTCTGGACCCCGTCGGAGGCCGAGAAGGTTGGCGCGGCGATCCTCGCCGGGATCGATCTCAGCGTGAACGGAATCGCGGCGCTGCGCCTGGTCATCGACCAGGCCCGGCGGGCCGGGGTGCGGGCGCGCGTCCACCTCAAGATCGACACCGGGCTCTCCCGCAACGGCGCCTACGTCACCGATTGGCCGGAGGTGGTCCGAGCCACCGCGGCCGCAGTCTCCGACGGGTACCTCGAGGCGGTCGGGATCTGGAGCCACTTCGCCTACGCCGACGAGCCCGGCCACCCCACGATCGCCCGGCAGCTCGATAACTTCCAGCAGGCGGTCGACCTGGCGGCCCGCTCCGGCGTCGTGGTGCAGGTGCGCCACCTGGCCAACTCCGCGGCCACCCTCACGCTGCCGCAGACGCACTTCGACCTGGTGCGCCCGGGCATCGCGATCTACGGCCTCTCCCCCGTGCCCGGCGAGCTGGGCGACTTCGGGCTGACTCCGGCGATGACGCTGCGGGCCGAGCTGGCGTCGGTGAAGCGCGTCTCGGCCGGCGAGGGCGTCTCCTACGGTCACGTCTACACGACGAAGTCGGAGACGACGCTGGCGCTGGTGCCTCTGGGCTACGCCGACGGCGTCCCGAGAAACGCAACGAATGTCGGGCCACTGCAGATCAACGGGCAGCGCTACCAGATCAGTGGACGGGTCTGCATGGACCAGTTCGTCGTCGACATCGGCGCCGGACGGGCCGAAGTGGGCGACCATGCCGTGCTCTTCGGCGCGGGTACCGCCGGTGAGCCGACCGCCCAGGACTGGGCCGACGCACTCGGCACCATCCACTACGAGATCGTGACCCGCATCGGCGCCCGGGTGACGCGGACCTATGTCGGCCTAGACGCGCTGGAGTCGGCGGTCGAGCCCCGCGAGCAGGTCGTCAATGGCCAGTAA
- a CDS encoding D-mannose binding lectin has translation MRTRMRFGSSRTAVGSGLIAVLMAAASLVGISALTSSADAATVDQLVAGQALFAGQTLTSASGWYWVTMQADGNLVVYENELVGTGSAVVAIWSSRTNGNPGAHFQLQSDGNAVVYSAGNKALWSTRTFGAGPDVRFIMQSDGNLVLYRGSTPIWNIGVLPYGPPSPPPTPMNQLLAGASQSIYLQLTSASKEFELANFGSSISLSQRVSVKGLVFETPVWSAGPDYNWPSTAGQLTMQTDGNLVLYSSPGHVAWSTHTAGTGTENRFVVQDDGNLVVYTKANRAVWSSGSRRAALGAGMTLSSGGSLRSQEPGPNPAASLVMQRDGNLVMYYGTAVRWSSGTHVLGSRLVLQRDGNLVIYTPGNVAAWSSGTAGSGPGTYLLLGGVADLQLSTGGRVVWLVG, from the coding sequence ATGCGCACCAGGATGAGATTCGGTAGTTCGCGGACCGCTGTCGGATCCGGCTTGATCGCAGTTCTGATGGCGGCGGCGTCACTTGTCGGCATATCTGCGTTGACTAGTTCGGCCGACGCGGCAACCGTGGATCAGTTGGTCGCCGGACAAGCGCTCTTCGCCGGGCAGACACTTACCAGCGCCTCCGGCTGGTACTGGGTCACGATGCAGGCCGACGGCAACCTCGTCGTCTACGAAAACGAGCTTGTTGGTACCGGCAGCGCGGTGGTCGCGATTTGGTCGTCAAGGACCAACGGGAACCCCGGCGCGCATTTTCAGCTGCAATCGGATGGCAACGCTGTCGTGTACAGCGCTGGGAACAAGGCGCTCTGGTCGACCCGCACGTTCGGCGCAGGTCCAGACGTCCGATTCATCATGCAGTCAGACGGCAACCTAGTGCTTTATCGCGGCAGCACACCGATCTGGAACATCGGTGTGTTGCCGTACGGTCCACCTTCTCCACCGCCTACACCCATGAATCAGCTTCTTGCCGGGGCTTCGCAGAGCATCTATCTACAGCTCACATCTGCCTCGAAGGAGTTCGAGCTCGCCAACTTCGGCTCGTCCATCTCGTTGTCCCAGCGTGTGAGTGTGAAGGGTCTGGTGTTCGAAACCCCCGTCTGGAGTGCTGGCCCGGATTACAACTGGCCATCAACAGCGGGTCAGCTGACAATGCAGACAGACGGCAATCTGGTGCTCTATTCGAGCCCAGGCCATGTTGCGTGGAGCACTCACACCGCCGGTACCGGAACGGAAAATCGGTTCGTCGTGCAAGACGACGGCAACCTCGTGGTCTACACGAAGGCCAATCGCGCTGTCTGGTCATCTGGCAGCCGCAGGGCAGCGTTGGGAGCAGGGATGACGCTCTCCAGCGGTGGATCGCTGCGCAGCCAGGAACCGGGGCCAAATCCCGCGGCTTCGCTGGTCATGCAACGCGACGGCAATCTCGTCATGTACTACGGCACAGCAGTGCGATGGAGTAGTGGCACGCACGTCCTGGGATCGCGCCTGGTGCTGCAGCGTGACGGCAACCTGGTCATCTATACGCCGGGCAACGTCGCCGCTTGGTCATCCGGGACGGCGGGCTCCGGCCCGGGTACATACCTCCTCCTCGGCGGCGTCGCTGATCTGCAGCTAAGCACGGGAGGGCGCGTGGTATGGCTGGTCGGCTGA
- a CDS encoding ribosomal-protein-alanine N-acetyltransferase, protein MSAPQPTEQPPEQPTQQPSELQVVPMTQAHLDAVMPYEVSMFGTEAWSREAYRDELRDNRYRRYFAVLRGSASDGELLGWGGVRVIGKEAEILTIGVVPQARRAGVATLLLRHLLADATRRSADEVFLEVRIDNEAAISLYRREGFADLGLRRGYYDGGRIDALTMHRRLTQEATV, encoded by the coding sequence ATGAGCGCGCCGCAGCCCACCGAGCAACCGCCCGAGCAGCCCACCCAGCAGCCCTCTGAGTTGCAGGTCGTGCCGATGACGCAGGCCCATCTCGACGCCGTTATGCCCTATGAAGTAAGCATGTTCGGCACCGAAGCCTGGAGCCGGGAGGCCTACCGCGACGAGCTGCGGGACAACCGCTACCGCCGCTACTTCGCGGTCCTGCGCGGATCCGCGTCCGACGGGGAACTGCTCGGCTGGGGTGGCGTGCGGGTCATCGGCAAGGAGGCCGAGATCCTCACCATCGGAGTCGTGCCGCAGGCCCGCCGGGCCGGCGTCGCCACGCTGCTGCTGCGTCACCTGCTGGCCGACGCCACCCGGCGCAGCGCCGACGAGGTCTTCCTGGAGGTGCGCATCGACAACGAGGCGGCCATCAGCCTCTACCGGCGCGAAGGGTTCGCCGATCTCGGACTGCGCCGTGGCTACTACGACGGCGGGCGGATCGATGCGCTCACCATGCACCGCCGGCTCACCCAGGAGGCCACGGTATGA
- a CDS encoding yjeF C-terminal region, hydroxyethylthiazole kinase-related/yjeF N-terminal region yields MEGVYSVAQIRGAEEQLMAQLPDGALMARASTALATVCARQLRARAGGLYGSSAVLLVGSGNNGADALYAGAILARRGVCVSAALLDQPRTHEAALAAFRAAGGRVAAEPAAILARADLVLDGILGIGGRGALRPEAAELVAAIGDGVVVAVDIPSGVDADSGVVEGACVTADVTVTFGGLKAGLISGAGAARSGQVQLVDIGLDLPEPQLRVLEAADVAALLRQPTETDDKYTRGVVGVIAGSAQYSGAGLLATGSARHGGAGMVRYLGTAPEQIRAHYPDVVVHEATEPGQVRVQAWVIGPGIGTDADARSLLAQTLATDVPVLVDADGITLLAQEKQLLAGRRAATLLTPHDREFERLAGRVSGDRIASARRAARELDVTLLLKGDATVIASPDGTAFVNPTGTPWLGSAGTGDVLSGLVGALLATGLPTQLAAAVGAYLHGVAGQIAGAGGNPNAADVLAKLPAAVASVRG; encoded by the coding sequence TGGAGGGCGTCTACAGCGTCGCGCAGATCCGGGGCGCCGAGGAGCAGCTGATGGCGCAGCTCCCCGACGGCGCCCTGATGGCCCGGGCCTCGACCGCGCTGGCCACCGTCTGCGCCCGGCAATTGCGGGCGCGCGCCGGCGGCCTCTACGGCAGCTCGGCGGTGCTGCTGGTCGGCAGCGGGAACAACGGCGCGGATGCGCTCTACGCCGGCGCCATCCTGGCCCGGCGTGGCGTCTGCGTGTCGGCGGCCCTCCTCGATCAGCCGAGAACGCACGAGGCCGCCCTGGCCGCCTTCCGGGCCGCGGGCGGCCGGGTTGCGGCCGAGCCCGCCGCGATACTGGCCCGCGCCGACCTCGTGCTGGACGGCATTCTCGGCATCGGCGGCCGGGGCGCCTTGCGCCCGGAGGCGGCCGAACTGGTGGCCGCGATTGGGGATGGGGTCGTCGTCGCCGTGGACATCCCGTCCGGCGTCGACGCCGACAGCGGGGTGGTCGAGGGCGCCTGCGTCACCGCTGACGTCACCGTCACCTTCGGCGGCCTGAAGGCCGGACTGATCAGCGGCGCCGGTGCGGCTCGCAGCGGGCAGGTGCAGCTGGTCGACATCGGCCTCGACCTGCCAGAGCCACAGCTGCGAGTGCTGGAGGCGGCGGACGTCGCGGCCCTGCTGCGGCAGCCGACGGAGACCGACGACAAATACACCCGCGGCGTGGTCGGGGTCATCGCCGGCTCCGCGCAGTACTCCGGGGCCGGGCTGCTGGCCACCGGTTCGGCCCGTCACGGCGGGGCCGGGATGGTGCGCTATCTGGGCACCGCGCCGGAGCAGATCCGGGCCCACTACCCGGACGTCGTGGTCCACGAGGCGACCGAACCAGGGCAGGTGCGCGTGCAGGCTTGGGTGATCGGGCCGGGTATCGGCACGGACGCCGACGCGCGCAGCCTGCTGGCGCAGACTCTGGCCACCGACGTCCCGGTGCTGGTGGATGCGGACGGGATTACCCTGCTGGCCCAGGAGAAGCAGCTGCTGGCTGGCCGCCGCGCAGCCACCCTGCTCACCCCGCACGACCGGGAGTTCGAGCGGCTGGCCGGCCGGGTAAGCGGTGACCGGATCGCCTCGGCGCGCCGGGCGGCCCGGGAGCTGGACGTGACGCTGCTCCTCAAGGGTGACGCCACTGTGATCGCCAGCCCCGACGGCACCGCGTTCGTCAACCCGACCGGCACCCCGTGGCTGGGCAGCGCCGGCACCGGCGACGTGCTCAGCGGGCTCGTCGGCGCGCTGCTGGCCACCGGTCTCCCGACCCAGCTGGCGGCGGCCGTCGGGGCCTACCTGCACGGTGTCGCCGGGCAGATCGCGGGGGCCGGAGGCAATCCGAACGCCGCCGACGTGCTGGCGAAGCTGCCGGCTGCGGTCGCGTCCGTCCGCGGATAG
- a CDS encoding tRNA threonylcarbamoyladenosine biosynthesis protein TsaE, whose translation MSPLHGPGRPVHAPNPGAPGAPPRRYRVTLPEPSDTFAFGRNLSLVLRPGDLIVLAGPLGAGKTALTQGIGAGLEVSGAVVSPTFVIARVHVGGRIPLVHVDAYRLGSLAEVDDLDLDVDVADSVSVIEWGHGLVEQLSDSSLLIELSRADDSEVRSAELIPQGGDWAQRIASLGW comes from the coding sequence ATGAGCCCGCTGCACGGCCCGGGGCGCCCGGTGCACGCGCCCAACCCGGGTGCTCCCGGTGCGCCGCCGCGCCGCTATCGCGTTACCCTCCCCGAGCCCAGCGACACCTTCGCCTTCGGACGAAACCTGTCGCTGGTCCTGCGTCCGGGGGACTTGATCGTGCTGGCCGGACCGCTCGGCGCCGGGAAGACGGCGCTGACGCAGGGGATCGGGGCCGGGCTTGAGGTCAGCGGCGCCGTGGTCTCGCCGACGTTCGTCATCGCCCGGGTGCACGTCGGCGGGCGCATCCCGCTGGTGCACGTCGACGCCTACCGGTTGGGGTCGCTGGCTGAGGTCGACGACCTCGATCTCGACGTCGACGTCGCCGATTCGGTCAGCGTCATCGAATGGGGCCACGGTCTGGTCGAGCAGCTCAGCGATTCGTCGCTGCTCATCGAGTTGTCCCGGGCCGACGACAGCGAGGTTCGGTCGGCCGAGCTCATCCCGCAGGGTGGCGATTGGGCGCAGCGCATCGCCAGCCTTGGCTGGTAG